One window of the Macrobrachium nipponense isolate FS-2020 chromosome 22, ASM1510439v2, whole genome shotgun sequence genome contains the following:
- the LOC135198854 gene encoding uncharacterized protein LOC135198854 has protein sequence MKKTGKQKCRRQRNRQAEDRETERQKPGREKCRRQGNRSVEDRGTEKQKTRKQKGRRLGNRMAEERETEKEEDKETTKKKRTGKQKGKRRPGNRRAEDRETEVQKPGKEKGIRQENRKTESREREGQKTGKQKGRGEGNRSSEDKERERQKTGKQKGTRHRDRKTTQGTRMAEEGKTEKEEEKETSRKKKTYVHILLE, from the coding sequence atgaaGAAGACAGGGAAACAGAAGTGCAGAAGACAGAGGAACAGACAAGCAGAAGACAGGGAAACAGAAAGACAGAAGCCAGGGAGGGAGAAGTGCAGAAGACAGGGAAATAGAAGTGTAGAAGACAGGGGAACAGAAAAGCAGAAGACAAGGAAACAGAAAGGCAGACGACTGGGAAACAGAATGGCAGAAGAGAGGGaaacagaaaaggaagaagacaaggaaacaacaaagaagaagaggacagggaaacagaaaggaaaaagaagaccGGGGAACAGAAGGGCAGAAGacagagaaacagaagttcagaAGCCAGGGAAAGAGAAAGGCATAAGACAGGAAAACCGAAAAACAGAATCCAGGGAGAGAGAAGGGCAAAAGACAGGGAAACAGAAAGGCAGAGGAGAGGGAAACAGAAGTTCAGAAGACAAGGAAAGAGAAAGGCAAAAGACAGGGAAACAGAAAGGCACAAGACATAGAGACAGAAAGACTACTCAGGGAACCAGAATGGCAGAGGAGGGGAAgacagaaaaggaagaagaaaaggaaacatcaaggaagaagaaaacctaCGTACATATACTGCTCGAGTAA